gaggaggacgcCGGGGAGACACTCAGCGGCTGCTCACATGTAGTGCGGGCTGTTCCAAAATCCACACtttagtagtattttttttccccctttttcctttgtttatgTCAACATTTTGAATGTCTGTGTAAACTTTAAGTTGGGGACCAAAGGGGTAGAAAAAAGTCACTTTGTCACCCCTCTAAAGGCAATTTAATCTTAATTTTAGTCCTGTTATTTACGTTCACATATTGTACTAATAGTGTGTTTGTATCTGATACCCCTCATCAATTATTACATTAACTGCCAACTATTTCGATTCTTAAGTCATTTAAGTGactgttataaataaaataagttatCTGATTTCGGTCTATTAAGATATTTTCCACTTTTCGCACAATTGTGTTTATATCCGAGATAAAAccaatcattttatttagaaCATAACTAAAGCATCAATCATTACGTGGATAATTAGTTAATTGTGGATGGGTTTTCTTATCAACCTAAGTGTAAGCGCATGCAAGTTTCATACATCCATGTAACAACTGCCGCCAAAAGTCTCAGTTGttgaaatgaaggaaaaatacACATGTCCtataaaaaaggttttaattttGACATAATGACCAGATGACAAGGAACCAGGATTACTAAATACAAATTATATAGCAGTCCAATGGAGATTGGCTCGGTGTAAGAGTGTCAACATAAAATTGCATATCGATTCATTTGGAAAAATTAAAGCATACTCCATAGATCAGACTGGTTTAGTTTTAAAACAAGATTATTTCAAagtcaggagaaaaaaaaacagcaggttaGACATTGCCAAATGACTCGATTAATTAACAATGTGGGACAAGACATTCAGTTAGAGCCTTTTAAGAGCACACAGCTGTGTCACTGGTTCCACTAATCAAAGGCAGTAACAGTGTGTTCCTGTATGTTGGGTTTTTCTCTACACTTTGTAACGTCAGTGGTTCATGCACATCAGAGACAATCGCTGCACATGCAAGTCTAGTGTAGGCTGTGGAATTTATCTGAAACCTGCCCCAACTCTAACCTGTGAGCTGCAACAATTTCCCTGCTCAACAATTTCAAACAGACAACAGACTTCTTAACTGTTAAGTTACACAAGCTGACAAAACAAGCTCTGAATGCAACACACTCTTCAGAATGTACCAAACCagtataaagaaaacaaaaaaagacttaagGATTAACAATTTGTACATTCTAAAGCTGAACCAGGTTGATGACAAACATCAAGTGAGAGGGAAATTCTTAAGTGAGAAAGCCACTTGGTTCAAGGACATCTGTTATGGAGACAACTGAGCCTTCCTCATGGATCGCAGGGCTTTCTCTCTTAGGTGCTTCTCTAGGTCGTCCAAGCTGTCATCTACTTCACTCTCTGATTCCTAAAAGAACACCTCAAATTAGCCACCTGGACACAAATAACAATGAAGGTGCATGGCAAAcaaaaatatgtgtaaaaatgtaccaattttaaaaattaaaaaaaagtctttacattttttgtttaccTTTCTTGAGTCGCCATCCTCCTCCACAACCTGGTTCTCTTGTCCATCTCCAGCACCAGTGGCACCAGTCTTCTCCTTCTTATGCTTcttgtgtttcttctctttcttgtgCTTCTTGtgcttcttttccttcttctttttctttttctttccactgcCATCAATGTCAGAATTCTGCAATACAACAGAACTTTATGAGCAAGACAGAAAGGATGACAGACGTGCAACAACATAACATGATATTGAGACCATTACAGTTGTAGTCATACAAAGATAAAATACCTTGCTTGGAGACTGACTGCCAGAAACACTGCGGGCCTTTTTAGCTGCTGGTGGGGAACCACTGGCAGAGTGAGCTGGTGAGGGGGAGGCAGATTTTGCAACTGGACGCTTCTGAGCTGCTGGTTGAGGGGAAACAGATCTAGATCTGGAAGATGCTCTTCTCATGGGCTGGGGACTTGGAGAGGATCTGTGGAGAAGAAACCAGAGACATCAGTGGACATtcaaaaaaagtccaaaaaaccccccaaaaaactagAAAATGAGAGTCAGATAAATGCTGGCTACTTATTTACCTCTGGTTGCTACGTGGCTCTGGGGTGCGTGACACTCTGCGGATGGGTTTGCCACTGTGTGAAGGGGACTGTTGTCTTCTATGGTTAGATGGGGATGTGCTAGAGGTTTCAAAACGACCCTGGGGACTGGGGGAACTCCTGACAGCGCGACCACGGTTTACAGGGGATGGGGACATGCGGTGTGCTTCTGCAGCAGGAGATCGTGTATCCCTGCTTTGCCAGCCTGACGGTAACATGGGACTCCTCCTGTGTCTGGGTGGCGATGAGCGTGGAGGTGAACGTCTCCTGTGAGGAGGAGAACTTCTGCGCTTGGGAGACCTGGAGGAATGTCGCTTGGCAACTGGGGAGGAGCGCTTTGCAGGTGAGCTGGACAACTTCCTCCTCTGTGGAGGCAAAGGTGAGGGGCTGTAGCGACGCTGGATAGGGGGCGAATATCGTCTGGGAGATGGAGATCGTCGGCGAGGAGGTGGGGAAGGAGACCTGGGCAAGCACCAAATGCAATTGTAAAAAACTTTTCCTTCGTAAATGTATATTAGTGatataaaaaacatgttcatacCTGCGTCTAGGAGGAGAGGGGGATCTGCGGCGTCGTGGGGGAGAAGGGGTGCGACGTCTGCGCCCAGGAGATGGAGAACGCCTTTTCCTGTTGgagaacaaacacaatgaatatttaaaaagaacataATTTGCACAACATAATGAACTTGGTTTTAAAAGTTAAATCATTCAGACAGTGTGCAAATACTATGGTGCCCAACCTTGGAGATTGATCCCTGTGTCGCCTCCTTGGGGAAGGTGTGCggcttcttctcctcctgacTTCACCGTTTCTGGCTCCGGGCCCCGCTGCAGGCCTCTTGGGGGCTTCATCTTCTGAGGAGGAAGACCCTGTATCTGAAACCAGAAGGAGAGCAAGGGCATCAGAAAGTGCTCCATTATAGTCGTCACTGTATGCCGTGAGGAAAAGACACCAAGGTTGGGTTGTTAGGACACAGCTTCAAAAGTCCATGAGACGATGGGAGCAAGATGACATGGACAGAGACTTGGTTAGAGAGAGGGGTCGGGTATGGGAGAGGAAAGAACGGGGATAAAAACGCTTTTAACCTGAAGACGACTGTCGATTCTGCCTGCGATACTGACGTCGCTGCTGCACCGAATCTGCTGTTGcccctttttcatttttatcctCTTCTGAAATGTAGAGCATTGAGTGTCCCATCAGTGTTAACCAAACCAGTGACAGAATGCCATGGAAAAGTtgcaaataatacaaaaaacagaCCCATTTTATTGGTTTCAATATTGCGTAGTGCAATATATGACCTATATCCCTTGTATAGGTACAGATTTAATGTTCCCTGTTTCAATTGAGACAGAATTATCACATCAAATTGCCCCAGCTTATTAAATTGGAGGTTAATACTGTTGTAATTTACTCAACTTTCTACTCATCTCATTTACTACGTCATGACAATATTCTCTTTTGAGGTTTTTGAGGGGTTCAAACCTCTGGAAATGCCTatatatggtttttttttctgcacagagATCTCCAAAGATTtgatttgtgtattttgcaATGGGACAATTTTTGAAGGTTCTCAGTCTCCCTTTCCTCCGTTCTGAATAAGCCCCTTGGATGACAGGTGAGCCTAAGTCCATATCTACACTGAggataatgtaaatgtttgcatTATGCTTATCCCTCTAAAAACAGGGCAAAccaaagaggcaaaaaaaaagtgtcaattaAGTCAAGCAGAGGTGGGTAGGAACTCCATTATGAGTGGTCATCTCAGTGAGCCATACAGTGAAAGGCCATTTTTGTTCTTTAAGCAGACAATTCATCTCTTACCTGACTCAGACCTGTCAGAATGTCTAGGCTTAAAAGGAGAATCACtccttcctcctgctgctgctttctgtTTTAAACCTGAAAAACAGGGCACCAAGAAATTagtatacaaaaataataatctaagCACCACAATGAGCCATGGAGATGGAGTAGTCACATGTCAGTATAACACAAATATGCAATAAATATGGCGAATGGGTAATTGATTAAAGGAGTAGTACCCAATCTGGGTGGGGACGCTGAACCCCGTCCTCTTCTCGCCCTGGGAGACGGCGACCGTCTGTCTTTCACTGCGGGGCTAACTGAGGCATCTCGATGATGTAGCGGTTTTCGGGGTGGTGTGTTTGATAGTCGTTTCACAGCTTTCTTAGCTGAGCCAGAGCCTGAGGAGCTGCTGCCAGAGGATGAAGCAGAGCGAGAGCGCCTCCTGTAAGACGAGCACAtttgatttacaaaaaaaaaccccagaaagaTAGCATAGAGGATAGAAACCTAGCAGTAATATCCCCCAGAAAAAAAGCCACCCGTGCCCACTATCATACTGACCTGCGAGGTGGGGAGCGTCTGGGTCTGTGTCTGGAGTTGGTGGGACCACGTCGAGGGGGACTCCTGCGGCGAGGAGACATCCTCCTCCTGGGACTTGGTCTTCTACGAGGGGAGTAAGATCTGACCAGGTAGAGGAGGAAGGTGAATTGAGAATGTTTTAGAATGATACTTTCTTACAATTGTCGACTGGAAGATGTTGTCGGAGAAGAATCTCAGAATTTACCGAGAACGAGAACGTCGTCTGCGAGAACGGGAATGAGAACGGGATCGGTGATGAGGTCTTTCCCTCCTGCTTTCCTTCTCCCTTTCTCGAGACCGGGgcctttcttctttcttttgtgttttctctggagTGGGTTCTTTGACCTCTGTGACTTGCTGTGAGTCTGCTTTCACCACCTCCACAACTATGTCACTAAAGACCAGAGATAAAGTTTTAAATATTACCTGtgcatttaatattattaatctAAAAACAGAACTGTACTGCACTATACAACCAATTGTACTACACAGCAATTAAAATGCTAAAATCCTAACataaaggaaaggaaaacatctttattgtcattatacaactggtattgcacaacaaaatgtcgaggtcagatggagggttgatcagagccgctgcgaaTGAGCGCGctgccacaagggaccaacctaaCCGAATGTAACTAGCAATCTAACAtgttgttttgatggtgggaggaaagaggagaattttctttcttttaaggAAATACTCAACACACCAGGTGGAAGAAGCTTCTTGAACCACTGGTTCAGGCAGGGCCTGTCCTGATGTATCGGGTTCCACGATTGGCTCCACAGGTTTCGTGGGCAGCTGCATCAGCGGTGGCGGTGGTGAActgccaccaactggactgggtTTGCGCCTTGGGGAGCGAGACGGGCTGCGTTTCCTTTCACGCTTCACCGGCGACCTTCGTCGTGGGGATGGCGACCTTGTCTTTCGTCTTAACAGAGAAGAACCACAAAAGAATATGTTACCACCTACTGTAGTAATAATAAATccagcagctgtgcagtgatgcaTTTTTGTTTCTTACCTTCTTGGACTTTTTGACTGagctctctctctggtgtcctTTTCCTTCTTATCCTCATCCATCTTCTTAAGAGAAGCTAGCTTCTCCTGTTCAatctacaaaacaaaaaggaaccATGAGGGGTGGATCACAGCATCACATTGACAAACAAATCTACACAACAGTGTTCATAGTTCCCTGTGGCATCAAACACAGAGCTCACTTTTGTCTCGCTCTCTTAAATATAGTTTTGtctcatccattttttttttttttttagttcacaCTAGACGACTACACAAAGTGCTGTTCTGTCAAGTGTTTTAATGTCTGTTCCTCACCTGTCTCTGTTtaatttcctctttcttctgttCCAGAAAAGCAGAGGGGATGCCAGCAATGTTCTCCTGGGCACTCAACAGCAGGGGCCACAGGTCCCTCATGAACTCCCGGGCATTCTTTCCGTCCAGAAAACCTGTCAGGTTGATCTGCATCATCTTGCTATCCGGgtgctgcaacacacacacgaaggggggagagaaaagaccATATATGGATTGAAATAATGTAGGGCACAAATCAATTGGAGGCAGGATCCCACAAATGAGATTTCCTACCACTTTCCTATACCTGTGACTATGTAGCTAACCGTACTTTCAACATATTATATACTAACAAGAATACTTGGGTCCTGAGTCCAATTCAAAActtaataaataagtaaataaataaataaagtgattgaCTTAAACACATACTCACAAACTCATCAAACTGAGAATGCAAGCTATCTAAGGGAAGTCTAGTGATAGAAAAACTGCATGCAACCCTGCTGTTCTGATTTACTTCCCATATAATTTATCTATCATAGCTCTACCATATCAATAGACATGTTCAAAtatttgattttctctgtgctgTCCCCACTACTATG
This genomic interval from Solea solea chromosome 18, fSolSol10.1, whole genome shotgun sequence contains the following:
- the srrm1 gene encoding serine/arginine repetitive matrix protein 1 isoform X7 — encoded protein: MMQINLTGFLDGKNAREFMRDLWPLLLSAQENIAGIPSAFLEQKKEEIKQRQIEQEKLASLKKMDEDKKEKDTRERAQSKSPRRRKTRSPSPRRRSPVKRERKRSPSRSPRRKPSPVGGSSPPPPLMQLPTKPVEPIVEPDTSGQALPEPVVQEASSTCDIVVEVVKADSQQVTEVKEPTPEKTQKKEERPRSREREKESRRERPHHRSRSHSRSRRRRSRSRSYSPRRRPSPRRRMSPRRRSPPRRGPTNSRHRPRRSPPRRRRSRSASSSGSSSSGSGSAKKAVKRLSNTPPRKPLHHRDASVSPAVKDRRSPSPRARRGRGSASPPRLGLKQKAAAGGRSDSPFKPRHSDRSESEEDKNEKGATADSVQQRRQYRRQNRQSSSDTGSSSSEDEAPKRPAAGPGARNGEVRRRRSRTPSPRRRHRDQSPRKRRSPSPGRRRRTPSPPRRRRSPSPPRRRSPSPPPRRRSPSPRRYSPPIQRRYSPSPLPPQRRKLSSSPAKRSSPVAKRHSSRSPKRRSSPPHRRRSPPRSSPPRHRRSPMLPSGWQSRDTRSPAAEAHRMSPSPVNRGRAVRSSPSPQGRFETSSTSPSNHRRQQSPSHSGKPIRRVSRTPEPRSNQRSSPSPQPMRRASSRSRSVSPQPAAQKRPVAKSASPSPAHSASGSPPAAKKARSVSGSQSPSKNSDIDGSGKKKKKKKEKKHKKHKKEKKHKKHKKEKTGATGAGDGQENQVVEEDGDSRKESESEVDDSLDDLEKHLREKALRSMRKAQLSP
- the srrm1 gene encoding serine/arginine repetitive matrix protein 1 isoform X1, with the translated sequence MDAGFFRGTSAEQDNRFSNKHKKLLKQLKFAECLDKKVDMTKVNLEVIKPWITQRVTGILGFEDDVVIEFIFNQLEEKHPDSKMMQINLTGFLDGKNAREFMRDLWPLLLSAQENIAGIPSAFLEQKKEEIKQRQIEQEKLASLKKMDEDKKEKDTRERAQSKSPRRRKTRSPSPRRRSPVKRERKRSPSRSPRRKPSPVGGSSPPPPLMQLPTKPVEPIVEPDTSGQALPEPVVQEASSTCDIVVEVVKADSQQVTEVKEPTPEKTQKKEERPRSREREKESRRERPHHRSRSHSRSRRRRSRSRSYSPRRRPSPRRRMSPRRRSPPRRGPTNSRHRPRRSPPRRRRSRSASSSGSSSSGSGSAKKAVKRLSNTPPRKPLHHRDASVSPAVKDRRSPSPRARRGRGSASPPRLGLKQKAAAGGRSDSPFKPRHSDRSESEEDKNEKGATADSVQQRRQYRRQNRQSSSDTGSSSSEDEAPKRPAAGPGARNGEVRRRRSRTPSPRRRHRDQSPRKRRSPSPGRRRRTPSPPRRRRSPSPPRRRSPSPPPRRRSPSPRRYSPPIQRRYSPSPLPPQRRKLSSSPAKRSSPVAKRHSSRSPKRRSSPPHRRRSPPRSSPPRHRRSPMLPSGWQSRDTRSPAAEAHRMSPSPVNRGRAVRSSPSPQGRFETSSTSPSNHRRQQSPSHSGKPIRRVSRTPEPRSNQRSSPSPQPMRRASSRSRSVSPQPAAQKRPVAKSASPSPAHSASGSPPAAKKARSVSGSQSPSKNSDIDGSGKKKKKKKEKKHKKHKKEKKHKKHKKEKTGATGAGDGQENQVVEEDGDSRKESESEVDDSLDDLEKHLREKALRSMRKAQLSP
- the srrm1 gene encoding serine/arginine repetitive matrix protein 1 isoform X6 encodes the protein MDAGFFRGTSAEQDNRFSNKHKKLLKQLKFAECLDKKVDMTKVNLEVIKPWITQRVTGILGFEDDVVIEFIFNQLEEKHPDSKMMQINLTGFLDGKNAREFMRDLWPLLLSAQENIAGIPSAFLEQKKEEIKQRQIEQEKLASLKKMDEDKKEKDTRERAQSKSPRRRKTRSPSPRRRSPVKRERKRSPSRSPRRKPSPVGGSSPPPPLMQLPTKPVEPIVEPDTSGQALPEPVVQEASSTCDIVVEVVKADSQQVTEVKEPTPEKTQKKEERPRSREREKESRRERPHHRSRSHSRSRRRRSRSRSYSPRRRPSPRRRMSPRRRSPPRRGPTNSRHRPRRSPPRRRRSRSASSSGSSSSGSGSAKKAVKRLSNTPPRKPLHHRDASVSPAVKDRRSPSPRARRGRGSASPPRLGLKQKAAAGGRSDSPFKPRHSDRSESDTGSSSSEDEAPKRPAAGPGARNGEVRRRRSRTPSPRRRHRDQSPRKRRSPSPGRRRRTPSPPRRRRSPSPPRRRSPSPPPRRRSPSPRRYSPPIQRRYSPSPLPPQRRKLSSSPAKRSSPVAKRHSSRSPKRRSSPPHRRRSPPRSSPPRHRRSPMLPSGWQSRDTRSPAAEAHRMSPSPVNRGRAVRSSPSPQGRFETSSTSPSNHRRQQSPSHSGKPIRRVSRTPEPRSNQRSSPSPQPMRRASSRSRSVSPQPAAQKRPVAKSASPSPAHSASGSPPAAKKARSVSGSQSPSKNSDIDGSGKKKKKKKEKKHKKHKKEKKHKKHKKEKTGATGAGDGQENQVVEEDGDSRKESESEVDDSLDDLEKHLREKALRSMRKAQLSP
- the srrm1 gene encoding serine/arginine repetitive matrix protein 1 isoform X2, with the protein product MDAGFFRGTSAEQDNRFSNKHKKLLKQLKFAECLDKKVDMTKVNLEVIKPWITQRVTGILGFEDDVVIEFIFNQLEEKHPDSKMMQINLTGFLDGKNAREFMRDLWPLLLSAQENIAGIPSAFLEQKKEEIKQRQIEQEKLASLKKMDEDKKEKDTRERAQSKSPRRRKTRSPSPRRRSPVKRERKRSPSRSPRRKPSPVGGSSPPPPLMQLPTKPVEPIVEPDTSGQALPEPVVQEASSTCDIVVEVVKADSQQVTEVKEPTPEKTQKKEERPRSREREKESRRERPHHRSRSHSRSRRRRSRSRSYSPRRRPSPRRRMSPRRRSPPRRGPTNSRHRPRRSPPRRRRSRSASSSGSSSSGSGSAKKAVKRLSNTPPRKPLHHRDASVSPAVKDRRSPSPRARRGRGSASPPRLGLKQKAAAGGRSDSPFKPRHSDRSESEDKNEKGATADSVQQRRQYRRQNRQSSSDTGSSSSEDEAPKRPAAGPGARNGEVRRRRSRTPSPRRRHRDQSPRKRRSPSPGRRRRTPSPPRRRRSPSPPRRRSPSPPPRRRSPSPRRYSPPIQRRYSPSPLPPQRRKLSSSPAKRSSPVAKRHSSRSPKRRSSPPHRRRSPPRSSPPRHRRSPMLPSGWQSRDTRSPAAEAHRMSPSPVNRGRAVRSSPSPQGRFETSSTSPSNHRRQQSPSHSGKPIRRVSRTPEPRSNQRSSPSPQPMRRASSRSRSVSPQPAAQKRPVAKSASPSPAHSASGSPPAAKKARSVSGSQSPSKNSDIDGSGKKKKKKKEKKHKKHKKEKKHKKHKKEKTGATGAGDGQENQVVEEDGDSRKESESEVDDSLDDLEKHLREKALRSMRKAQLSP
- the srrm1 gene encoding serine/arginine repetitive matrix protein 1 isoform X3 is translated as MDAGFFRGTSAEQDNRFSNKHKKLLKQLKFAECLDKKVDMTKVNLEVIKPWITQRVTGILGFEDDVVIEFIFNQLEEKHPDSKMMQINLTGFLDGKNAREFMRDLWPLLLSAQENIAGIPSAFLEQKKEEIKQRQIEQEKLASLKKMDEDKKEKDTRERAQSKSPRRRKTRSPSPRRRSPVKRERKRSPSRSPRRKPSPVGGSSPPPPLMQLPTKPVEPIVEPDTSGQALPEPVVQEASSTCDIVVEVVKADSQQVTEVKEPTPEKTQKKEERPRSREREKESRRERPHHRSRSHSRSRRRRSRSRSYSPRRRPSPRRRMSPRRRSPPRRGPTNSRHRPRRSPPRRRRSRSASSSGSSSSGSGSAKKAVKRLSNTPPRKPLHHRDASVSPAVKDRRSPSPRARRGRGSASPPRLGLKQKAAAGGRSDSPFKPRHSDRSESEEDKNEKGATADSVQQRRQYRRQNRQSSSDTGSSSSEDEAPKRPAAGPGARNGEVRRRRSRTPSPRRRHRDQSPRKRRSPSPGRRRRTPSPPRRRRSPSPPRRRSPSPPPRRRSPSPRRYSPPIQRRYSPSPLPPQRRKLSSSPAKRSSPVAKRHSSRSPKRRSSPPHRRRSPPRSSPPRHRRSPMLPSGWQSRDTRSPAAEAHRMSPSPVNRGRAVRSSPSPQGRFETSSTSPSNHRRQQSPSHSGKPIRRVSRTPEPRSNQRSSPSPQPMRRASSRSRSVSPQPAAQKRPVAKSASPSPAHSASGSPPAAKKARSVSGSQSPSKNSDIDGSGKKKKKKKEKKHKKHKKEKKHKKHKKEKTGATGAGDGQENQVVEEDGDSRKVANLRCSFRNQRVK
- the srrm1 gene encoding serine/arginine repetitive matrix protein 1 isoform X5 translates to MDAGFFRGTSAEQDNRFSNKHKKLLKQLKFAECLDKKVDMTKVNLEVIKPWITQRVTGILGFEDDVVIEFIFNQLEEKHPDSKMMQINLTGFLDGKNAREFMRDLWPLLLSAQENIAGIPSAFLEQKKEEIKQRQIEQEKLASLKKMDEDKKEKDTRERAQSKSPRRRKTRSPSPRRRSPVKRERKRSPSRSPRRKPSPVGGSSPPPPLMQLPTKPVEPIVEPDTSGQALPEPVVQEASSTCDIVVEVVKADSQQVTEVKEPTPEKTQKKEERPRSREREKESRRERPHHRSRSHSRSRRRRSRSRSYSPRRRPSPRRRMSPRRRSPPRRGPTNSRHRPRRSPPRRRRSRSASSSGSSSSGSGSAKKAVKRLSNTPPRKPLHHRDASVSPAVKDRRSPSPRARRGRGSASPPRLGLKQKAAAGGRSDSPFKPRHSDRSESEEDKNEKGATADSVQQRRQYRRQNRQSSSDTGSSSSEDEAPKRPAAGPGARNGEVRRRRSRTPSPRRRHRDQSPRKRRSPSPGRRRRTPSPPRRRRSPSPPRRRSPSPPPRRRSPSPRRYSPPIQRRYSPSPLPPQRRKLSSSPAKRSSPVAKRHSSRSPKRRSSPPHRRRSPPRSSPPRHRRSPMLPSGWQSRDTRSPAAEAHRMSPSPVNRGRAVRSSPSPQGRFETSSTSPSNHRRQQSPSHSGKPIRRVSRTPEPRSNQRSSPSPQPMRRASSRSRSVSPQPAAQKRPVAKSASPSPAHSASGSPPAAKKARSVSGSQSPSKNSDIDGSGKKKKKKKEKKHKKHKKEKKHKKHKKEKTGATGAGDGQENQVVEEDGDSRKVNKK
- the srrm1 gene encoding serine/arginine repetitive matrix protein 1 isoform X4, whose amino-acid sequence is MDAGFFRGTSAEQDNRFSNKHKKLLKQLKFAECLDKKVDMTKVNLEVIKPWITQRVTGILGFEDDVVIEFIFNQLEEKHPDSKMMQINLTGFLDGKNAREFMRDLWPLLLSAQENIAGIPSAFLEQKKEEIKQRQIEQEKLASLKKMDEDKKEKDTRERAQSKSPRRRKTRSPSPRRRSPVKRERKRSPSRSPRRKPSPVGGSSPPPPLMQLPTKPVEPIVEPDTSGQALPEPVVQEASSTCDIVVEVVKADSQQVTEVKEPTPEKTQKKEERPRSREREKESRRERPHHRSRSHSRSRRRRSRSRSYSPRRRPSPRRRMSPRRRSPPRRGPTNSRHRPRRSPPRRRRSRSASSSGSSSSGSGSAKKAVKRLSNTPPRKPLHHRDASVSPAVKDRRSPSPRARRGRGSASPPRLGLKQKAAAGGRSDSPFKPRHSDRSESEEDKNEKGATADSVQQRRQYRRQNRQSSSDTGSSSSEDEAPKRPAAGPGARNGEVRRRRSRTPSPRRRHRDQSPRKRRSPSPGRRRRTPSPPRRRRSPSPPRRRSPSPPPRRRSPSPRRYSPPIQRRYSPSPLPPQRRKLSSSPAKRSSPVAKRHSSRSPKRRSSPPHRRRSPPRSSPPRHRRSPMLPSGWQSRDTRSPAAEAHRMSPSPVNRGRAVRSSPSPQGRFETSSTSPSNHRRQQSPSHSGKPIRRVSRTPEPRSNQRSSPSPQPMRRASSRSRSVSPQPAAQKRPVAKSASPSPAHSASGSPPAAKKARSVSGSQSPSKNSDIDGSGKKKKKKKEKKHKKHKKEKKHKKHKKEKTGATGAGDGQENQVVEEDGDSRKVNKKCG